The Aptenodytes patagonicus chromosome 18, bAptPat1.pri.cur, whole genome shotgun sequence genome includes the window CCATGACCAAAAGaacgtaatttttttttctccatggtAAGGCATAAAATGTCCATCTTCTTTCTACTCAGGTGCCTATCCTTAATCTGTTCCTTCTGTCTGGACTAGTGCTAGTGGTGacagtttatattttaatattttgtctaGGACTAAGTTGTTCTCCATTTCGCTGAATAAGAGCCCTTAGGGAAGTATGGGGCAAGGAGGAAGGCCACTTTCTATATATGACAAACTTTCTGTACATTCTAGATGCAAAAAAAGGAGTAATTTCTGATGGGATTTGAGTGAGGCTTTGACCAAGATCTGGTTCCTTAGCTCAAGGATCTGAAATGATGCAGGAATGACAAATTATCACTGCTGGGGACTGGTCTTATAGTTTGTATGCAGTCCTTAACCTAGGTAACTTGTCAATTCATGTCACTTCAGGTCAACAAAAGCTCTTCCTCCACTTAGCAAAGAGAAGCTTGATCAGGAATGTCCTGCTGTTGCATCTGTGCATAAGTCATAAGCCCCACAAATTCAAGGCAGTGACCTATGTTGGGTTTGTAAGGAAGCCTGCTGCCCTGTCAAATGAGAGGGAAGTTGACAAACATGTATCCTAACTGCTGAGACTTCTGTCTTCCCAATGGAGTGGATGCAACTGCTAGGGACTTGAACAGTGGTTCTCTGCACAACATGCAGGGATGCTCAGAATAACAAGGTGAATCTTGCCATTTAAGTACGCcactgtttgggttttgtttgtttgttgtaatGTTTGATTTCTGACCTATGTCTGACTTGCATCAGCTCACAGGTTCTGAATCATTTTGTAGCTTTGTTCACTGGGTAGAAGAAATGTCCTGCCAAAGCAATCTTTCTACAGGTGGCTGCGATCATATCACTTCTGTTAATCACCTTTTAGTCCTTATTTCCCTCATCAGATACGAGCATATAAAACGTCTTTTCCCCTGCTTTTACATAACAACTGTAAAAACTCAAATGAAGTCTGGTTTACCCATTTTAATCTATGACACATTGGTAACTTACAGAACATGTTTAGCAATTCTGATAACCTGATTCTGAATGCTCTGTGAGAGTTTTTGACCGTTTTCTAAATCAGACCTAATGTTAGTCAAGTCAGGAAGCTGTCTGTCTTGTTTCTCTGCTGGAAAGAAGCTCCATTTGTGAATCAATGTTAGTTTTAAGTGACAGTCAGCTGATATAGCTCCAGTTCTTCCTTGTAGGCTTTTTATCATATTCCTATCTGTTGATTTTGTTTCTAGAGTGCCTGAATTTTCATAATTTGATTCAAATTGTTCATATGTCCCATTACAGCATGTAACATAAgacataaatagaaaaaaaaaatccactagtaTGTTGTGATACATTGGACATGCTTCCTGCATCAGAAGTCAATGGATGATGTTGAGATCTGTTTGTTCAATTGGAAAAGCAGGTATGGTGGCAATATTATATGTTTAGACTTCTGCATTAATAAGAACAAGAATAGCAATAAAAGTCTGAAGATTCTTGGGCACTTGATTAGGGGCCCAGTCTTGGAAATGTAAGGTGATGGCTGCTACAGATAGACACTCACAAGGGGacaagtgtgtgtgtgctttttatAATACTCTATGAAAAATTGGTAAAGTGCTTTTCTTTAGATCTTGTTTTGAAATGTATACTTTTCTCTAAAGCCTCTTGGAACATCCTTTCCCAGTGTATCAGGCAAGTTTGAGTACCCATGGCTTTGCATTAGGTTAGAATTTAAATGTCAAATCATTCTAGCTAGGAAATCACTGCTGCATCAGGTGAGCTTCAAAGTTCACATtatggtttattaaaaaaaaaattaaaagcacaaaaggaaattaaaaaaaaaattgaaagtccATGGGTGGCTCAAACACTTTTCCTTCAAATGCTGCCTCAAATGTTGACACAAATCCATTATTATCTGGGAACCTCTGACACACTGGGTAAATAGTTTGGAATTGAGTCCACacttaaatgtttcctttcactAGGCTTTCCTTGTTTTGTGATGTGAATATTGAAAGAttgatttttacttcttttaaataattattgAGATTATTTTCTAAGAAGGTAAATGTTTAAACAGAAATGTCACCGGTGTAGTATATTCATCTCCTCTGAAATAAATTTGACATATTTAGACGTAAGGaatgttttttttatatatttttgtgtgtgtgtgtatgcacacacacacatacgcgCATGTGGCTTTTCTTTAGCGGGTTTTTCAAGTTTCATGAAGTACCTTCCAAAAATAATTCTTGGGCAATTTAACAGTGCAGTTCCCTGCAAGTATCGATGTAGTATCTGGCTTGAAGACCTACTAAAGGTTCTGAAGCTTTTAACTTGCCTAGTGactataaaattaatattttggggggagggtgggggtaTTGTTCTGCAGTTCTTACCAGGGAGTGAAATTGCGAAGTTCCTTTTAGGACATAGACTGTCCCAGGGAACCTGTGATGTATTATGAGCAATTGAATTGTGAATGTTCCAGATGGATAATtcaaattacagaaatgcaagaaatgGGTAGATTAAGACTCTACTTTTTGTATTATATCAAGTATTTATACCAACTGTTTTGTTGTAACACACCTTAAACAGATCAATGTGGTGATTTAACTTCAACATGtgcaagcatttatttttgaaatggaaaactttGTATTCATTCTCAGTTGTaaatcttctcatttttctttcagattactCTTTACATCAGTAGAAATGGACAGCAGCAGTTTCATTCAGTTTGATGTGCCCGAGTACAGCAACACTGTTCTAAGCCAGTTAAATGAACTCCGCTTGCAAGGAAAGCTATGTGACATAATTGTGCATATTCAGGGTCAGCCATTTCGAGCCCATAAAGCTGTCTTAGCTGCCAGTTCTCCGTATTTCCGTGACCATTCAGCATTAAGCACCATGAGTGGCTTATCAATATCAGTTATTAAAAATCCCAATGTTTTTGAacagttgctttctttttgttacaCTGGAAGGATGTCCTTACAGCTGAAGGATGTTGTTAGTTTTCTAACTGCAGCTAGCTTTCTACAGATGCAGTGCGTCATTGATAAATGCACACAGATACTGGAGAGTATTCATTCAAAGATCAGTGTTGGTGATGTTGACTCTGTCACTGTTGGTgctgaagaaaattcagaaaatcgCAATGGAGTTAAAGACAGCAGCTACTTTGCCAATCCTATTGAGGTATCTCCCCCCTATTGCTCTCAGGTGCGACAGTCAACAGCAGGCAGCGATCTTAGGATGGAAACTACTCCAGGCAAAAATCTACGTAGTCGTCTGCAAGAAGAAGGGCATTCAGATCGAGGAAGCAGTGGGAGTATCTCTGAATATGAGATCCAGATTGAAGGTGATCATGAGCAAGGAGACCTGATAGTAAGGGAAAGCCAGATTGCAGAGGTGAAAGTTAAAATGGAAAAGTCTGACAGGCCAAGCTGCTCTGATAGCTCTTCCCTTGGTGATGATGGATATCATACTGAAATGGTGGATGGAGAGCAAGTGGTGGCAGTAAATGTTGGTTCATATGGGTCTGTCTTACAACATGTTTATTCGTTTACCCATGCCTCATCACAGGCTACAGGTGTGTCTGAAACCTTCGGAAGCCTGAGCAATACGAGTCCTTCAAGGTCAATGCTGAGCTGTTTCAGAGGGGGTCGTGCACGCCAAAAACGGGTATCCACTGGTCACTTGCATAGTGATGTTCAGGGCTTGGTGCAAGGGGCTGACAGTGAATCCATGGTGAGTAACCCAGGATATGAAAATAGTCCACGGGAAAGAAATGCAAGAGGTCATTGGTATCCATACAGTGAGAGGCTAATTTGTATTTACTGTGGAAAGTCTTTCAACCAGAAAGGGAGCCTTGATCGACACATGCGATTGCACATGGGAATAACTCCTTTCGTGTGCAAGTTTTGTGGGAAGAAATATACCCGCAAGGACCAACTTGAATATCATATTCGTGGTCACACAGATGACAAGCCCTTTCGCTGTGAGAtctgtggaaaatgttttcctttccaggGTACACTAAACCAGCATTTGCGAAAAAATCACCCTGGGGTAACAGAAGTAAGAAACAGGGTAGAGTCTCCAGACAGAACAGAAGCATTTGTGGAACAGAAAGTAGATAATGATGCTTCAGCTTCTGAAGCTATGGATTCTAGTATGGAAATTCATGCAATGTCTAACACATCTGATTAAAATACTACATTCTAAGTGCAACACAAACAAGCACATtactaatgtattttttaaatcttttattttagtaCTCTTCAGTACAAGTATAACAGCCTTTTAATTTTCCTGACCTTCTGGAAATCAGTTTGAAATGGTTTCTGGAGAAGACTACATTAAGTATTCTTTGTTTTTGAAGGAGgctgggttgtttggggtttttttacttttgaagatGCTCAAAATATAAAAGACAGTGTGCTGgggaaaggataggaagagtctgCTAAAGTATTCCTACTGGTTGATCTGGCAAGACACAAATTCCAGTGGAGAAAGATATTAGAATAAGATTGGCAGCTCTGCTGGATACGCCAAGAAGCTGTAATCTCccttattttatttcctaaatccTGTTGCTGATAATGAGTTACACAGCAGTGGGGGGACAGAATATTATAGCTTTGATTCCTTCCGTGTGTCATGATGAAATCTGTTTGCTTTTACTAACTGTTTTTGGTagtctgtttatatatataaatttgctttatatatatataaaatgctttcACTTTTCCTATTCTGGTTGAGGTGAATGTAAAAGTATGTCAAGGTTTATACCATGTACCACTCTTTCAACTGCTAGGTCTCCTCTCTGCTTAGGATTTAGGACTTCAGACTTTGGGaggatggttttggttttaaaagagtcttgtttggttttcattttattaagctATTACTTTGTGTGCAAAAGCGAGCAAAGTGAATTACCTTGTTTTAATAGCTTTGCTTTATAACATATGTAAACCAAATGCCATAAATCTATTAAATTATGGTTAAATTGTCGAGGGGTTTTGTTAGTTGTCTGGAACGCAAGCTGGACAACCTGTGGTGCTGaccttttatatatatagagatagatatatctatatatatatataaacaaaaaaaaaattagcaaaccTAAAAGTAGCATTGtggttttaaatgtgtttttactgGCCTCAGAATCTACCTTCATTTCGTACTGTAGAACCATACCAGGTAATTGAATTTAACTTCATCACTCTTCACGGTTGGTTAAAACCTGAGAGAGATGTTGTAGTTTAAACTACAGTATTTCCAAGCAGTGTTTTAATAGGTCTCTTCAGAGAGAGCTGTTTTCAGGTGCACATTGACTTCCTACTTAAAGCTCCAAGTGATATGTCAGCACTTGGAATTCgtacttttttttgtattaaaaaaacaaatactcTATGGGAATTTCAAGCAATATGTCTGTTATTTCATGTGTGAGTATTACAGAGTTGCTATGGCTTCCCTATTATTTTCAGTGGTTGTTTTCTGCATAAAGGAACTACCAACAACTTTAACAATATTCTAAATCTTTTTGTTTcaccaaatgttttttttaatatggtgcTAACTTCATCATTTAGGTCAGtataatatataaaatgtgaAACCTAATGGTAACagttaagcaaaagaaaaaaaaacacaaaacaaaacaaaaaccaacaacaaacatacaaacaaaaaacccaccccaaacaaaccaaccacaacaaaaaaacccaatagctTAAGAGACCTCAAAAGCATGAACTGGCAAACACTACCGTGTAAAATTCAACCTGATGAACAGAATTAAATTAATCACATGCTTCTTTAAAATGCAGGTTTTATATAATTGGGCCTTACGTTTGTTTAGCGAATATTGAAAATACATCTGTGAACATGCTGTTTAACTCctgaaatttagaaaataaaagctcATTCCTAAAttacaggaaagcaaaaaggTAGGTTTGCTATCTTGTAAAGCTTTTTTGGCTCCTGTGAAGTTGGGGCATATTTGTGCAGTAGCTTTATTAAATACACTAGTTCTTAATATTGTGACAGTCTGCAATAAGAATTAATTTCACTAAATACAGATTTACAGTATAAATCCCACGTGCTCCATTGGAGCAGTTTCAGTTAAATTGAGTACATAATTTGCCTCTTTGTCCTAAAATTGCCTAAATAAAGAGGCAGAGGGTGGGGAGATGTCTCTCTCCTTGAAGCAACAATAGAACTTTTGTTTCCGGTAAGGGAAAGTATATGTCTGTGTCTAGGGAAGGTAGTCTGTATGTTTACCCACTTAAAAACATGTTGGTGTTTctgatactgttttttttctaaatgtttgttttaagtgattaaatgcaaaaaaaatgtgttttgataaATTGAGACATGCAAAATCCAAGAAATGTACAGTTATTTTTAACCCTTTATCTTGGACCTGTGCTGTGGTGCCTTTGGTGTGACTTTTTCCATGGAAGTATGAGTTGAGGATAGCAGGATATGGGTACtaattttatatttcttgaaTTTATCTGTGTCACAATCTTAACATTATTTAAATCTAGTTCTTTGTATTTGTAAATGTATTAAAATGGTTTGAGTTTACCAAAGAGTGACTTATCCAAAATTGTCtctgacaaaaacaaacaaaaaaccaacatcACTTTGATTGTACAGGTTCAGGTTCAAAACATTGTAACGGGACTGTTAAGGGGCAGGAAACGATCACTTTTTCTACAGAATCATGATTCAGCAGTTGGCAAGTTCTTCTTGCTCCTATTCGTGTTGATACGCCATTTACCCTTTCCACTGCTAGCAGTGTTAATAATTATCAAGCCATAACACAGTACTGTAAAGTTCGGCAGTGCTTCAAAGGATGCATACGTAGGTGAGCATAAAACATCATTGAGCATTACCTTTACACTTACAAAGTGTGTGACTCTGGTAGAAAACGAACTTCAAATCTGGCAACAGCAATTAAATTGTGCCTTGTCACATAACGGTATGCCAGGATTAACATTGTCATGAAACATGAAGCATTATCTGATTGAAGTTCATTTCACAAGTCCACCAAAACAGAGTATGCTGTGTTATTTTAAGCAAATTATGGAAGTACTGTACAGTGTCTTGTGCCTGTACAGTTTTAAGTTAGCACAGAGCTGTTCCACATTTCATTTACAATAAATGCAGAAGTCAATaaaatatatgaagaaatattTGACAGCAAAATAAATCATGAAATTATATAGGCTGGTTCATAATTGAGTCTCTTCTTAATCTACCTTTTTAATTATAGACAAATGTGAAAACAGTGACAGTGTCCTTTCCTCTAAATGTTTAACCTATTATGACAAACTGTGAAAATAAAGGATTTTATACCTTTGCTAATGTTTGTGGTTTTAAAcagttattttagttttcttaatCAGTTATcttctgtattatttcttttaaacttgtaaatacatttagaaaatagCTTTGTAAATACTTACAGTATATTAAAAGTTCAGTTTGGTCAATAAGGCCTCAAGATTGGCTCTGCTTTTTTAGTGTGAAATCTTTCAATAGCTTAAAGGATACTGTCAATTCACTGTTCAGCAGAATATACTGTAGGCCTAAATTGATAGTTCTTAATGCAGTCTTCCCAAGCATAAGTTCATGTTTTATGCTGCAGCCTTTGGTTTACTTTTAGACAAAACAATAAGGCCTCTTAATATGTTTAGGCTGAATTAAGGGAAGAACAGCAGGAATAAAATCAAGGGCTGGGAAAAGATTGAATGAGCTTTacctttaaatatatatatatatatcttattTGAATTTTTGTATTAGTTTACTGTGAttcttttattgtcatttttctAAACAGGTTTCACATGAAACCATTGAAAGGGACTCAAATATGCAACACCTAATCTATTTTCCAAGGGAATTTTACCCTTGAATGGTGCTTTTTGACTGGTCAGGgttatttattaaattttatatttgaaaatatttggggAATTATGTAAATTCTTTATATGAATCTGTTTATTTCTTGAATTGTAAATTTCATAATACTCAGTGATTGAATTGGAATTTTAGTAAAGTCATTCAAAATGTTCAAAGTTTATAATCTGTGTgcattttacatatattttaacaaGTGCCAGAATAGTTGTATTTAATGTTGTAGATTTAATACTACTTGCACATCCCTGTGACAGCATTAACTTAAGTTACGcaagtttacatttaaaaaaaaaaaatgctaaacaAACAAGTAAGCCTGGGACGTGTGTTCCTGTATTTCTTCAGGGGATGTGAAGCTAAGTATCAGTAACTGAGCAGGGTCGCTTCTAGTTTATATAAGTAACTCCTGCTATGGTAGATACAATAAACTGCTGTCTCTCCCACTTACATATGCTATGAATTCAGCCTTTGGACTTGGATTGCAAGCCTCTGGTTGTCTATCTGATTAGAGGTAGAGCTCTTGCACGATTTTAACAGTGTTTGTTTCTGactgaaaaattgtatttttaaataacttgtaTTTGTATGGTTGTTTTTCATGATAAATAATTGAACAGTTTGAATGACTTGACTTGGTGTCATTATCTTGCAATATAAACCGGTAACCTCACAACTCCACACTTCATCACCATATGAAGTAAATGAAGCTAGCTAAGCTGATGCTGTAACAATTAATAACTTGCCATTAAGGATTATTTTATAGCatgaattttaaagtatttattcaaATGATATTTTACTCTTGTATTCACTTTGTTTTTAGATTTGTGACATGaatatttcagtgctgctttattCTGATGAATTTGTTTCTTGCttgtaaattgctttttttatggtataaagtcaatgggaattgctgtttgtaaattaaaatgcttCTAGAGCAAATCTATGGTGTCAGTGTCTACATTTAGATATTTAATTACTAAGGGACTTGCATTCTAGATGCTTTTCCTGAAGTGTTATAAAAAGTTGCAGTTTAATACTCATGTACCAATTAGGAATCAAAAATCTTTAGAGACAAACTACTCTTGAAGTTTCTCTTTTTTGCCAGCATTGCTTGTTTAGTTCTGGACAGATGATCATTTGAGTTTTGCGCTCCAAAAACTTTTCCAACtctcaaagcaaaacaaaaaaacctggcCGGGTGGTGGCAATCTGTCTAACAGCAAGCCAGAGGCAAGTCAGTTGGGTAGGGAGGTAATGTTTAATTTCTACAGCAGTATTTGTGCTTTATATTATGCCATATGTAACAGTAGAGCTAATACTATTCTCGGCAAGTGTGGGATATAGCTCCTCCTAGCCCACAAGCTTGAATTTAAGACAAGTAGCCAGCAAGTGCTTAGTGACCTCCAGCTGATAGCACAGCCTTAACTTGTTTCACGGCAGCTGGCTATTGACAGCTCTTTAAGTGCCTTTGTAACAAGTAGCTTCTTGGAGGAGTTAATATATCCTCAACCAAGTTGTATGCTATCACTGATTTGCTGAGATAGACTTACCCTTCCTGGGACAACTGGAATTTTGTAGAAAGAATTTTTGCTTTATATTCATGAAAACACAGCTGATACTATTAAATTTGGTTAAAATTTACCAACATTGTTGCCAGTTTTTCATTGTGTATGAGATGTATGCTAGCAAAGACTTCTGTTCTATAATAAAGctgaattaaatttaaatgaGTCAAACTCAGATGGCAGCAAAGGGTGTGTTTATATAATGCTAATGCAGCTGAAGGATGGAGTTATCTTGACTGGCTCTGGAGTTTTGGATTTGGGGGgatggggtttttgttggttggttggtccCCAACCTATCTGCCCCCTATGGGCAGATTCAGAATGACTATTTTAGCAAAACATCTGTTCAAATCCCCTTGCTTATAAGGTCTGAAAACTCAAGTAATGCAGAATGGGGTAAACAAGACACAACTGTTGGGAGAGGAATAAATGTAATGTTGCTTTTACTTGGAGAGCAGAGAGACAGAACATAGCATACTACGTATATTCCCCTCCacacctttgttttgttttgttttgttttgagttgATAGAATTGTTTCATCTTGTCAGGTAGCCACAGCAGTTAGAAATAAGATGCAGCAAGGTTGTGTCCATGGAACTTGATGCAGTTAACTTTTAGAGCCAAGCTGCTCACCAGttccttcagaaaatatttgctgtgtttcCTTCGCTGTAAGTTTCTGTCCACAGACCAGTAATACAAGCAACTTTAGCTGTTTCCCGTGCAGACTTGTGCATTGGGAAGAGTGTGAGCTGACGTGATCCTCAACAATTGTATTATAAATGTCATAGATTTGTTTACAGCAGATAGTCTGTGCACTGGATGCTGGCACAGATGTTACACCACGCTGGGCACCTTGTGGAAATTGCTCGTAGTATGTGAGTATGCAGAAGGGGCTGCACTGCGGCATCAGTCACAGGCCCCAGTATCTCTCAGTTATTTCTGTTTGAAGGCAAGTGTAAAGTTTCCTCCTTGGTATGGCTGGCTGCTTTTTACTTGTTTTAGTCAAGCAAAACAAACGTGCTGTATTTTGTTTACAATGCTATGCATGTACACTCTTAAGTTATGGAGTTCTAGATAAACTTACTCTTTAGAACAGCTACTGTTCCTAAGGGCACCAAACTTTTTGGGAGTGATGAGGGAAGGGAAAGTAACTTGGAACTTATTTCACATAGAAGTGGTACATGTCTGGTGCTTCTGGAAATGTGGTTTTCAGTAAGAATGGGATATATATCTTTGCACCATCAGAGCAACATAAACGCATAATGTGTGCAATAGCATCTGGATAGTGTGCCCTATAGCATGAGTGGTACTGTGAATTGTAAGAGTGACTTAAATTGTtagtgaaataaaacattctctcctttaaattgcatttttctcgctacattttaaaattgtattcttctgaaaagcacaaaATTGTAGCACTAGCAAGATGTAAATATGCCACTATGGGAGGCGGTAAACTCCTGGTCCTGGTCACCTGTCCCTGAATGTAGTGGAGTTTGGTCAAGGGCATTAGAGAAAAGTTGTACTTTTATGAAGGCTCATGCTTCTATGTCCACCGTGCAAACTGAGCTTTTTTTCTAGTTGCATAAGAGCTATGTGTATAGGAGCTAATAACGCTGAGTGGGCACAAGAGATCTTCCTTTCTGCCAAACATCTTAAGTTCTggcatcagaaaaaaatggtaaaatagTATCAGGGAAGATCATCTTCTGGACAATAGAGTGTAACAGAAGGCTTACAAAGGCAGTACAGAGCTCTGAAAAAGTGTCCATCTGTACTGCCATGGTACTATAAATCAGACTCATGTTTAAGAAAGACATGTTCCTCTATGACTTCCCCAGAAGTCTTGTACTGCGTAAAACAAGAGGCAATGGATGTagacaggagaggaaaagataaaagggTTTTGGTCAGAGGGGCAAGTTGCAGTTACCCACAGTGGACTTTTTCTGGCATTGAAACAAAGGAGGGGTTTGGAGGATGATTTTTTTGAGGCAATTTTGGAAGATTGATGGAGAATTCATCAGTATGAGGCAGTATCAGAGAAAGTACAAAGGTGCTTGTTTGAAAACATAGTAAGCAGGCAAAGGACAGTGACCCTGGCTAGATACAAGTGAAATGTGATGAGAAGAAAATAGATATATTGAGGACTAATGGAAAAGCCCTTAGAAGGGAAGATACACAATtgcttttggaagagaaaacttGGGAAAACAATGAAGGGATATGACCAAAGCAACAAGATTAGAAAACTGTAGGTTTAATGAGTCAAAACTTGTCAAGCTAGTCAAATAAAGCTGAAATGACAATGTTACAATCAAATTTTCACACCATGTAAAACACGTCTATCACTTCAGGAGCCATTCATAATACATCAGAAGACTTCACAGTATCTGAATAGTCTTT containing:
- the ZBTB34 gene encoding zinc finger and BTB domain-containing protein 34 isoform X1, producing the protein MDDVEICLFNWKSRLLFTSVEMDSSSFIQFDVPEYSNTVLSQLNELRLQGKLCDIIVHIQGQPFRAHKAVLAASSPYFRDHSALSTMSGLSISVIKNPNVFEQLLSFCYTGRMSLQLKDVVSFLTAASFLQMQCVIDKCTQILESIHSKISVGDVDSVTVGAEENSENRNGVKDSSYFANPIEVSPPYCSQVRQSTAGSDLRMETTPGKNLRSRLQEEGHSDRGSSGSISEYEIQIEGDHEQGDLIVRESQIAEVKVKMEKSDRPSCSDSSSLGDDGYHTEMVDGEQVVAVNVGSYGSVLQHVYSFTHASSQATGVSETFGSLSNTSPSRSMLSCFRGGRARQKRVSTGHLHSDVQGLVQGADSESMVSNPGYENSPRERNARGHWYPYSERLICIYCGKSFNQKGSLDRHMRLHMGITPFVCKFCGKKYTRKDQLEYHIRGHTDDKPFRCEICGKCFPFQGTLNQHLRKNHPGVTEVRNRVESPDRTEAFVEQKVDNDASASEAMDSSMEIHAMSNTSD
- the ZBTB34 gene encoding zinc finger and BTB domain-containing protein 34 isoform X2, with translation MDSSSFIQFDVPEYSNTVLSQLNELRLQGKLCDIIVHIQGQPFRAHKAVLAASSPYFRDHSALSTMSGLSISVIKNPNVFEQLLSFCYTGRMSLQLKDVVSFLTAASFLQMQCVIDKCTQILESIHSKISVGDVDSVTVGAEENSENRNGVKDSSYFANPIEVSPPYCSQVRQSTAGSDLRMETTPGKNLRSRLQEEGHSDRGSSGSISEYEIQIEGDHEQGDLIVRESQIAEVKVKMEKSDRPSCSDSSSLGDDGYHTEMVDGEQVVAVNVGSYGSVLQHVYSFTHASSQATGVSETFGSLSNTSPSRSMLSCFRGGRARQKRVSTGHLHSDVQGLVQGADSESMVSNPGYENSPRERNARGHWYPYSERLICIYCGKSFNQKGSLDRHMRLHMGITPFVCKFCGKKYTRKDQLEYHIRGHTDDKPFRCEICGKCFPFQGTLNQHLRKNHPGVTEVRNRVESPDRTEAFVEQKVDNDASASEAMDSSMEIHAMSNTSD